A single region of the Brassica rapa cultivar Chiifu-401-42 chromosome A03, CAAS_Brap_v3.01, whole genome shotgun sequence genome encodes:
- the LOC103861634 gene encoding protein transport protein sft2, whose product MSQGWFSLGGSTSADQKQPEQQKSGSSLLADWNSYAATRDVEEGGGGSGSFGFDIESAVRSANDTVSGTFSVVSKGVRDIPGNLSSATSSMPSGKALMYFGLLLASGVFFIFIAFTMFLPVMVLMPQKFAICFTLGCGFIIGSFFALRGPQNQLAHMSSMERLPLTIGFIATMVGTIYVSMVLHSYILSVVFSVLQVLALVYYCISYFPGGSSGMRFLSSALTSSVLRVFGR is encoded by the exons ATGTCACAAGGATGGTTTTCGCTAGGCGGGAGTACCAGCGCAGATCAGAAGCAGCCGGAGCAGCAGAAATCAGGTTCGTCTCTGCTCGCGGATTGGAACTCTTACGCGGCGACGAGAGATGTGGAGGAAGGTGGCGGCGGTAGCGGAAGCTTTGGATTCGACATCGAATCCGCCGTTAGATCTGCCAACGACACTGTTTCCGGCACCTTCAGTGT GGTTTCGAAGGGAGTTAGAGATATTCCGGGGAACTTGTCGTCAGCAACAAGCAGTATGCCATCAGGGAAAGCCTTGATGTATTTCGGTTTGCTTCTCGCCAGTGGTGTATTCTTCATCTTCATTGCCTTCACTATGTTTCTTCCAGTCATGGTGCTTATGCCGCAGAAATTTGCCATTTGTTTCACCCTTGGATGCGGATTTATCATCGGATCATTCTTCGCTCTTCGTGGCCCACAGAATCAGCTCGCGCACATGTCATCCATGGAG AGGCTTCCTTTAACAATAGGTTTCATTGCCACCATGGTTGGTACCATATACGTCTCCATGGTTCTTCACAGCTACATTCTCTCCGTGGTCTTCTCCGTGTTGCAG GTTCTTGCGTTGGTTTACTACTGTATATCCTACTTCCCTGGAGGATCATCCGGCATGAGGTTCCTAAGTTCTGCTCTTACCTCATCTGTTCTAAGAGTTTTTGGGAGATGA